DNA sequence from the Cottoperca gobio chromosome 2, fCotGob3.1, whole genome shotgun sequence genome:
GGAGATCGGGCCGAGCATCTGCCGCCACAACCCCGTATTCGGAGTCATGTCCTAGAGGAGCGCCGAGGAAAAGCGAGGAAGCGCCGCAAGACTTCACGTCGCTGTGGAAGTCCCACGAGCCTTTGCACGGATGCTCCGACAGACCCGTTCATTCGGAGCAAGCGACAGTGGACCAAACAAACTGCCAAAATAGCGGCGAGATCCTCACAAATTAGAGGCAAGAGGCGACTCGGCCCAAAGGATCCTCAAATAAAAAGTTTACTGCAAGTAGGTTAATAATAGGTGATAAATCTTTAATTTCTGCGTGCCTCGTATATGTACTTATAATATCCTCACAGGGTTGTAATATGTAATTAATCAACATGAGTCCTGTATAAATGCACTTCTCTGTGTATATGGGTTGGGTTCTTGCTATTTGTTATATactctaaaaaagaaaaggctttgTTTGAAGAAGCGGGCCGTGCTTAGCTTAGTTCATGTTCCACAAATATGGAATAAAACACCgttttgatcatttattcatcaaatgggtgcaaacatacaaaaaaacaaaccatgacCATTCCTgctctttacttttcttttttttttttttataaatgtcctTCAGCACCTggaagaaatatttatttgaattgagATTATTAAATCAAGTTAGGCATTTCAAAAACATCGTATTAATCTGTTCAAGtaacttcccccccccccaggtttCACTGAAGTCTTCTCTTCTCCCGCGGCGTTGTGACACATCGTCACCGcttccctttttttaattttatttgtaataatcaTCTCTCAACCAACTTGTCTCGATGTATTAATATATGAACATGCAGTTTGAATGACTGTTGTTGGACCATCACTGTTGCCTAGATCTCAGTTCTACTGGAGAGCCTTGTACTGTTACCAAATCTGGATTTCAATGCTGGCATTCCAATAAATGCCAAGGAGATATTTCTACAGTTGTGATCTCTGTTTCTTAAAGCTTGAAGggttctctgcctctctgtctctgttctcaacATAACACAgctatatgtgtgtgagagtaaaccccccccccccccccctgtaacTGTATCCATTCAAACTGACGCAAGAGTTTATTTCCACCGGACTGTTTGATGCACCTGATTGGTCAGTAAGTCGGGGGAAGCGGTGTGCAGACGCCTGGGTTGTCTCTTAAGTAATGGACACATGGATCTAGCAGCCGTTTAGTGagtttattctatttatttgagaatgaaatgatgtagaaagagagacagatgactgaagaagaagaagggaggtGAGACTGAGACATGTCTCCTGCTGAGAGGCTGAAGGTGCTCCTCTTCTTGGCTTTCTTCTTTGGAGCAGTGGGGGTtctgttctctctgctctcctgtgGGACGGAgtactggctgctggctgccgAGTCCTGCAGCCGGACAGAAGACGGAGGAAGAGGCCTGAGAGAGGGGCAGAGCGGCACCAAGGTATTCCAACTGAGCACTTCAAGCTCATTCGTAAAGATCAGAACATTTAAAGCCTTCGTGGCTGGTTAGACGTCAGGTTGAACCTGAGCCTGAGCTTTGATGGAAGTATTATTCTACCAATAAGAATGATAAAGCTGTGTACACGCCCACACCGCCCTGAGCGGAGGGCTAAGGTAGCTGTTGACCCTTGTGTTATGTTGAAAAACAATTAGGTTAATTAGGTTTAGGGTCATATTGACCCTTACTGTGTAGATCCACTCAAAGATCTCAGAGTATTCTCCTCACATCCTCAATGCTCTCCACACGATGGGCagaatgtgactgtgtgctTCCTGCAGATGTGATTCTTGCATTTCACACAAGAGGTTCTTGTCTTACTGAATGGAACAAGGCGCTCGTCTACAGTAACACGGGGACCAGGATTGTGCAACAGAGGAAGAACTTGGACCCATTTATCCCAAACGTCTCTGATCGCAGCCGgtttgtctctttcacgtcGACCAGCTCTGGTGTCACGGTTGTGAAATCGGATCACCCGAGACATCAGGTGAAATGACTCCAGAGACTTTGTGGCTCCAAAGATTGGCCTTCCCTTCTCTTCATCCCACAGACTGGCAGTTGCTTCTCCCCTTGACTTGCACACTCAGGATTACAATGTACGCATGCAAGTCAATCTGATCCAGTGGCCTCCATGTTTCTGACATACACGCCTCCCCTCTGAGTTGGTCATGTCCAGTACGATCCTCTCTATTGGTGGGATATGAAGAGctgaaatgctgattgaatATCATCAACTCGTGTGGAAGCAGATGTTGGAGGGCCTGGAGTCCTCTTGATGACATTGGAAGATGACAGTCTGGCTGTGGTGTGGAGATGTTACCATCTTTAGATGCACATGTCACTTCTGTGGAGGATTGCTGCATTCCTTGGTGTTCATCTGATGGAGAGACTACGGCAGGATCGTCCTCTGAATCATCTTCATCGTGGGAATATTCATAATCCGGATCGTCAATAGTATTGTCCTCCCAATCCTCCATTTGTCCCCTGAAGAGTCTTATTCCCTGAATGCAAACGGTCAGTAATGAATCCCCCGCTGTCTTCACTGTACACCATCAATCAAATCTATTTACAGAAAGCTGAAGGCGACGCAGTCTGCTGTTGTCGTTCTGCAGCAGACTGCGGACACTCTGACACCTGTTGAGTCTGGCTTTTATTCGCTGGGACATCTAAATGCTGTTATTTACTAATCTTCATATTTCTTTAGAAAAGAAATGCTCGACCctgaatcattttgttttctgattcTTCAGGCTATAGACGGCGTGAGGATCTTCCACGAGGGTCTGTTTTGGCGGTGCTCGTTCATGACCCCCTCTAATGAACGCTCTATATGGGACTTTTGGATCTGTAAGAACCTCACATTTATATAATGCAATTACGCTTCCAAGTTTGGCAAACAACAGCATCATAACTGCCCCCTTCCCTTCAGCCAATCAGCCACCATCAAAGGTCTGCCATGCCGCCTTCCTCTTTCCGTTTCCTGTTCATGAGCCAGTGCACGGTTTCCCCGCAGAACCGTATGAACACCACTCTGCCATTGGTTGGTGTTATTTTgtcctattttattttgacataatTGCATAATCTCACATATTTAAAAGGCCTCATTTCCCTCGTTTCAGTTTTTCGGACCTTCTGGAGCATCTTCCTCGTCGCAGGCTTGGCAGCTGTCGTCATTGGCGGATTTGTTGCCATCTGTGCCGGCCCACTGACCAATCACAGACTCCATAAAGTGGGTGgggctcttcttctctgtggaGGTGAGGACAAATCAATGTGGAAGCGAGAAAAGGGTTTGCCAGGGTGCTCCTTCTAAATGAATGTGTAGTCGTGTGATACTCGTTTCGGCCACCAGGGGGCACCACTACTCCATGCTCTAAAAAGGACTGAAAGCCTTCATGTtgtcttccaggtgagttttaagaAAAGACATGACTTTAATGTTATATAACTTGCAAACACACCATATATGTAacttgtgtttacagtgtatggagagattaaacacatttagagCATGGGGTCGTGGTGCACGCGGACagacatcatacacacacatttcttgattcatttactcaaatgtaagttgtgtaaaggtgtgtgtattatgttatatatgcaTAATAGAGAGGATAGTGTCTCCTGCTTGCCCTGCACCTATTAAACACTGAAACTGACTGAAAGGGCGACTTCGGATCTGGATCTGATTTACTCATGTAGGTCATGAAGAGGCAGTTTTATAACTTGGAGTAACTTTAGGAAAAAGTATGTGATCATAATTTATTTCAAGGGTAGCTATGAAGATTATTTCAGTTGGTTAATTAAAGgaactacatgtgtgtgtgtgtgtgtgtgtgtgtgtgtgtgtgtgtgtgtggggattgTGCAGCGGCAGAGCTGCCACATACAGACTTGCGCTTGCGGGCAGGGCGGGTTTTTTCCAAGAAGCGCAGTGGGATTCATACCGAACCTGCTTTGACCCGAAGGTGTTGAAGTACTTGGAATATTTCCCTGAATTAAGTCAAAGTTTGGCGAGGGGGAAAGCAAAAGTTTTTTcagtaaaacacaaaagtaaTCACCCATTTTTATTTTCCCAACCTTGATAGTTAAAAGTCTTCTCATTGTGTTTACAGTGCTTGGACCTTCAAGGCTTCCGTACATATTAAGACAGGAGCTTATTAATGTCATCATATAAACAGGAAGGACCGcatttgacatttaattgtTTGTATCCTCCGAGAGGAGACCCCGTCACAAACTGTGCATGATTAGatattaaaatctaaaatgacATTTAGTGCCATAATTATTTCTACTTGTATAAGTGGTCAAGTGTCATGAATGGCATCTGGAACCTGTTACTTCCCCTCGAACCAAAGGTCTATTCTAAAGACACGACGACAaacatgtaatatgtaataaatgaaatgaaatgtcgTGATGCGAGCAGTGGAGGGTCTCCTCCGTTCTGGGTGCAGCTGGTGGTCAACTCGCTGCATCTACTTGCTCTTTATGTGTCTTGGATTGAGAAAATCAATAGGctagaagaagaaatatgacCTGAAGAATTTGTGGTCACATGTGGTACGGCTAAAGAAACATTACAATAATACATGCCACGTAGTAATAATGGAAATGAGGAGTCCAACTGTTGCCTGAAGCGTCTCTGCAGCAGCTTTGAGCCAAGAGTTCAGATTCTCATCATACTTTCCTAACCcaaaatatttctatatttaaatatttcttttttttttaaccatttatCATCCAGTTTTCCACGTCCATCTCGTCTTCTTTTATCCTTTTCCGCTCATGTTGCTCGTACGCAACTCTTCACTGAAGCTATGTTATTACACTGCTGGAAATATTCAAACTCAATaacaaataattcaataataaagaCCTCTTTTATTGTAGAGCGGCACGATTCACTCTTTCCCCGAAGTTCACATATCTGGAATCTTTGAATCTTCACTagaattttaaataaagttattttggaTTGAAGAGTTTTTTTCTgaaagtaattatttattactaaaaataattaataatttgaCAAAAACTCTGTGTAGTAATGGGGTGtgtatgcatttttttaaatccagaaaAGTGATTAAATTACTAATTGTATGAggaaaatgcaattaaaaataaaaaagggttagggttagggttagggttagggttagacagAAAAATATGAatctttaaaac
Encoded proteins:
- the LOC115018795 gene encoding transmembrane protein 182-like, with product MSPAERLKVLLFLAFFFGAVGVLFSLLSCGTEYWLLAAESCSRTEDGGRGLREGQSGTKAIDGVRIFHEGLFWRCSFMTPSNERSIWDFWISNQPPSKVCHAAFLFPFPVHEPVHGFPAEPYEHHSAIVFRTFWSIFLVAGLAAVVIGGFVAICAGPLTNHRLHKVGGALLLCGGLCQLAVLGMYLTWVQVLDTLEQFALHQRASACPSFHLSIQHGPSFLLAPVAVSFCLLAGLLFILVGRIIQGTRGVKGNRIPEPAASVVPSLTMEDAV